A region of the Festucalex cinctus isolate MCC-2025b chromosome 8, RoL_Fcin_1.0, whole genome shotgun sequence genome:
TATGTGAGCCCAAAGAGGCTTCATACATGCTGATTAAAAAGTACCTGGAGCAGCACTTCCCCAGCCTTAACATCGAGAACAGGTGTGCACGTGGTTGCAGTTGGATGTTGCGTTCCGTATAAAATGCTAAATGATTCGCCCGCAGGCCAGAAGTCCTCAAATCAGCCTTGGTGAAGGCGGTGGAGCGGGGACAACTGGAGCAAATCACGGGGAAGGGAGCCTCCGGAACATTCCAGGTAAATTTGCCCGCAATTCCACACATCCAATTATTGTAAACCTTCATGGAAATTTGCCAtcattaaatttgttttttagttgCATATATTAATAGTTGAACTTGAAACACTAAACATATCTAAAAACACTTGAATATCATTTGAAATCCATCTTACAttacccttaaaaataaatgtcgaCCTATCAGGCCACATAAATAAATTCCACCGTTTTATTGATGGCAGCTGAAACGTACTGGCAACCAAGTGCTGCTGAAGGGCGGCACCTTGGAAGACGCCATCTTGGCGGCCATCACGGCCATGAACGAGCCCAAGACGTGCAGCACCACTACACTGCGCAAGTATCTGGTCGATGCCAACAAGGACGCCAAGGAGTATCAGCTAGGTGAGACTGGCCCCCTCTAGTGGCCATGCTTGTAAAAGCACCGCATCGCCAGCCATGTTGTCTATGACTAAAGGCAAAccaaatatgtgtgtgtgtctattaAGTGGCTAATCTGAGGAGGACCCTGACCAAGTGTAAAGTCCTCGGCTGGATGGAGCAGATCACCGGTCACGGTTTCACGGGGACCTACCGGCTCTGCTTCCCGTTCTACCCAAGGTAACACTTGTTGTTGAAGGAGACATTttacttgagaaaaaaatacGGCACTGTAGGttactcttttattttttcacttgtTTGTGTTCAGTCCAACTACTCTCTACCCGGACAAATTCAACAAGGCATCCACCAAGCCCTCCTCCAGGTCCAGGCGCAGAGCTGCGTCGGACGATGAGGAGGAAGAgtccgaggaggaggaggagcaggaggaggaggaggaggacgacgacgacgaagagTCTGAGGGAGAAATTGCGCCCGTGCGGAAGAGGTACGTGTTAAACTTGATCTGTGGTGCGTTGAAGTACCTTGTGGTTCGCCACTCTTACAATTGCCCCTACTAACATTGCTGCCACGTATGTACATGCATTGCATTTGATGGGAAGGAGGGGATCACTGAAATCGGAATATGTACACAAGTTGGAATGCTTCATGTGGTTTATTACTAACTTTTGTTAATGCAGCAGTAAAGTCAATAACAGTCCAATGAAAAACATTAAGATGAAATTTTTGTGCCATGCAAACCAGTTTGCCCCTATGTAATTTCTATTACTGCCTATGTGCAACCTACTGGTTGGAAGTGACTGTTTTCAAGTCGGACACTCaagtcacagtttttttttttttaaaccttcctGCAGGTCCACGAAGCGACCCCCTCCCAAGGTCCGCCATCCCCCTGCTGCCAAGAAGGCCAGCAAAGGCCGAGGACGCCCCGCGGCCAAGACGTCTCCCGCCAAGAAAGCAGCGGCAAAGAAGGTGACTAAAGCCAAGGCGGCGGCTTCTAAAGCCACCACGCCCGCCAAGAGGCGATCGGCTGCCAAAAGGCCGAAGACACCCGCCGTCAAACGTCTGAAAAAGCGGGGAGCCAAGCGACCCGCCACCCCAGAAGAATCCactgaggaggaggagccagaggaagaggaggagcccGAGGAGGAGGAGCCTGAATCGGAGGAGGAGCCCGTGGCGCCGCCGAAGAAGCGGGGCGCTGCCAAGCGCTCCAAGCCCGCGGCTCCAGCCAAGCGGCCCGCCAGAAGGGGTGGGGCCAAGCGCTCCAAGCAGGAAGACTCCACCCTTGAGGAACCCGAGGAGTCTGAGGAGGAGGAGCCTGAATCGGAGGAGGAACCCGTGGCACCGCCGAAGAAGCGGGGCGCTGCCAAGCGCTCCAAGCCCGTGGCTCCAGCCAAGCGGCCCGCCAGAAGGGGTGGGCCCAAGCGCTCCAAGCAGGAAGACTCCGCCCCTGAGGAACCCGAGGAGTCTGAGGAGTCCGAGGAGCCCAAGGCCAAGAAGCCAGCAGGCAGAGCGTCAAGGCGCTCCGGGGACGCTGAGAGCGACCAGCCCCCCGCCAAGAAAGCGGCACCCAGTGGCAAGCAGTCCGGCCGGAAGTCCAAGAGGGGAAAGAACTGAGCCCCCTGCCCTCAGTCTGCCACCACGCCACATTCATCAGTACTCCCCTCTTTTTGGTCTTTCCCGTTTTAATTGGGAcagtagtttgtttttgttttttgtttttgttttttgtcatttccaCACTAGAAGAAGACGGTTGTACCACCAGTTTCATTTTTAATCCGTACGTAGAGAAGTTTACTTCAGTTTGGGCCTGACGTCATGTAACTAGAAccatgttgttttctttttgattttgagtttgtttgtttacccgGTCTGCTCCATGTTGGTTACTAGTGTTTATACACAAGacaacatggtcattttagttCAGACCTACAGCCTGTTCTATATCACTGCGGTTCAGAGAAGCAGACGTTATGCCAGGATGaattggctgtttaaaaaataaataaaaatctggacATGTCAATGTTCTTCTTATACATCAAAGCATCACATGTCCcattgtttttgttggatttttaTATATGTGCGTGATAGAAAATTGTTTTTCATGCTTCACAGCTGTAATTTTGTGCGCAGCTCTCTGTTGTGAATAAGGAAAAAGCTGCTTAGTGTAGCGTCTCCATCCCCCTGCATGCATGTGTATTCCTTGTGTTGTTACGCTTTTTTTCAAAGTAATAAAAATGGCTCTTTGTACACAACTTGTTTCAATTAACTGCATCTTACTTTAACTATCTTTTAGGTAtgctattcttcacattttgatgtcattttttcccccctgctcCTACCACGCCACTTTTGGTAAAGGACTATTTGAAGAATGAACAAAATACGTGCCAAGATAATGTAAACGTCACATTTCAAAAAAGATACACAGCACTGGATGGAGTTCTATGTATAcaattactacaaaaaaaaaaaaaaataccattttgAATTCTCTTTCGATATAAAAGTTGAAAGAAATTACATAGTTTCAGCAAATGAACTGACTCGGACaaccgataaaaaaaaaaaatgcaatcaacAGAATTGAAACAGTGACTAATTATTAGAATAAAAGacggcactaaaaaaaaatacagttaccagaataaaagttgttactaaaaaataagagaaaacgaataattaaacagaaaaacgtttttaaacagtaatggaatgattattttttttacaaaaatgacgagaatgaaaacaaaatgaactcaaaatttctagaattaaactgaataaactaaaattgtaaactaaacattttttgtttagtttacgagaaaaacagccgtgagcgaacTATTATTAGGGGGCGGAGTAATTTCCCGTGGAGGTGTGCTACTTCCGCATTCTGACGCGTGACAACCGTTAACGAGTAGTAAAGCGCGAGAGCGGCGGTCGGACGGACAACACACCACGGCGGTGAGCAGGACACAACTTAGCTCGGAGAACCGTCCTCCTCTCCTAAACGACCACACAAACGCGGTGGCTTGAGCAACACACCTGGGCCGAAGCACCAGCGGAGCTTGGACGCCAGGGCTTCAGGTAAGAGTGAGGGGAGGCGGAGGCGTCGACGAAAACTGCCTCGGTTTGAGAAGGGGAGGTGGTCCGTGAACTTTTCGTGTTGAGACGCGTTGGTGTgtctttgaaacattttttttttctcctggacAAACTTGTCAAGGTAATACGAAGAGAAAGTCTGATTTAAATGTCTTAATTACTTCCGTCAACGTCCTATCAATCTGTCTACTTGCTTCtgtgtaaatgtttgtttgtttgtttgtttgtttgctgctTCTTCCAAAGACGTTTCTTGTAGATATTTAGTGAGAATCAACACATTGATGGCTTACACATTTGATTCACATCCTTTCAGCCATTTCCTTTCTCTAATAATGCTAATAGGGTGTGCAGGGCACCCTGGATTGGTCACAACGATTCACAGTGCTCAtatagacaacaacaaaaaaaagaaaagaaaaaaaaacaatcacgctCATGTTTAGAGTGACCTAACATTCATgtgtttgaaatgtgggaggaagccagatTACCCACCCCGAAACCTCACAACTCCGAGGTAGGATCATGTTCtgtgttacatttttttcttctctaaaTCCTTTAATTGTGATACATGTGTATGTATGCTATCTATCAGTGTGAGTGCAGTGTAATGTAAACACGCAAATtggatatacttttttttttttttttttttgtccttgacATAaagatcaaatcaaataaaccgTAAATGCCTTTTTTCTCTCCGCACTCTTTTGGTTTGATTTGACAAGATAGCGCAGATGAAAACTTGCTGGACTCTGTCCAACGTGGTGTTCAATAGAATTCCGTTATTGTGCTTCCTCTTTACATGTTGATGTACACATTTGTGTCTGTGCAGCAATCGTCAGGCGTCATGGGTGAAGCGGCAGTCAGAGAGGATGGTGCAGTGATACGATCCGCTGAGGTCAGCACGATCACCGCATTAGCACACCTACATGCCTGTGCTTGTTTATTTCTACGTTTTAATGCTATGTAATGGCTTCAAAGTACGTAGGCTCGTTTCTGGTGGATGACAAGTGCCTGGATGACCAGATGGAGCAGCTGCACAAGAACCTGAAGACCctgaaagtaatttttttttacttccaagTTGTTCCAAGTTCAAAACTAGTTCTTTTTTTATCATCACTTGACTTGGTTGATTATTTTCACGGTTGATGCAGGGActtctaaaaacaaataaaaagtcaatttttagtAAGCTGTTACTTTTTGCCATCAGACATGCAAGAAGAGTAGGCCCGTATCCCTCAAGTTCTCCGTCAAAGGCGTGAAAATGTACGACGAGGATGAAACGGTATgtacttgttcttttttttttcacttatttaTTAGCTTCTGCACTCAACAGCATTTGTTTATAGTCAAACCTGTCATCCGCCCTGCAGACCCTCCTGATGGCCCACGCCCTTCGCCGAGTATCGCTGTCCACCGCCCGGCCCAGCGACGCCCAATTCGCCTTCGTCTCCCACAACCCGGGCAGTGTCGACGCCCAGCTGTACTGCCACGTTTTTAGAGCCAGACACGCCAGAGCCGTAAGAGACCGACCCGGCTCGCCAACAGACCTCATCTTTGTTTGTCAGTAAACCAAAGGGGGGGCCAAATCAGTGGGTTTAACCAAGAAGATTGAGGTTTTAATGAAATTTAgtgtacttgttgatagtgaTGGCGCAACACTACGTCTTAAATTTTAAGTCAATCTGGACGGAGGTTTtagcattttttgtaaaaagggGTGTGACCACCTTCCTTTGAACCCTTATATCTCAAGATATACTAGTTCAATACTCACAAAACGGGTATTGTTGGAATGGGAATTCAACAATGATTCAAAATCtgcaatttttttcccaatgactGGTGCATATTTTAGTAAGTGaccttttgtaaatgtaaaatattttgtttagtaGCAATAAAGAGTCAAAGTATGGAGGCTATGCATACTAAGGTTGACtctttatatctgtttttatttccacttttatgctgctaaacaaaaaatgttacatctctggaactttttttttttttgagaacatGTGGGGTTTTCCATTTCATGAAAAATGTGGTGGTGTAGAAGTCATTTAAATATGCACCAATCTTGTAAGATTGCAGATTTGGAATCCCTGTTGAATTCCTTTTCAAGCAATACCTGTTTGGTGAAAATAGACCCAGTAGGGTCCTGAGATACAAAGGTTCAAAGGAAGGTGGCCACGCCCCCTTTTGCCAAACCGCTGCAAGAATTTCAGATTTTAGTGTTATTCCACCACTATCAACAAgtgcacagttttttttgttgttttttttttgcgatttgGCATGGAACGACTAATGATCACCAtttaagaacacaatatttttccTTTAACTCGAGCAACTTGACAAGATGGTTgcgccttaactcattcactcccaatcgttttcactgttttactgtattttgactgattttgcaaggcccacagaatattgtgttctattgctataaaacatggaacctaccaaaagaaagattagagtctcttctttcatcaaaaaaaaaaaaaaaaaaaaagatatttgtatctgtttctgttttgtttttggggttgaatgagttaacaacagTTATCCAGATAGGTTTGGACAAGATTGTTTTAATGTATGTGTGGATGACGAAAGTAGTATGGCCGTGCCCCATTCTCCTTTCAGGCCCAGTTCCTGAACCTCCTGCTGTGCCGCTGTTTCCAGCTGTCGTACTTGGAGAAGCACCCGGACGAAGCCCAGGAAGTTTCCTCCGGCTCGGCACCTCAACGTAACCCGTCGCTTCTCAACCACGGCTTCCCGCTCAGTGTCAGCGCCTTGGTGTCCTTCCGAAGAGCTCCCTTTCGGGGGTGGATGTTCGGGTCCAAGGTCGTCCGACAAAAGCGGTTTGACTCGTTTTCCGGGTGTCGTTATTGAAGCACTAAGGACATTTTCTTTTGCCCGTGTGCAGAAACACGACAAGTGCTCcgacgagcagcagcagcagcagcatggcAGCCACGACGAGGTCTTCCCCACCTCCTCCCCGTCCCTGGTGCGCAAGAAAGCCATCCGCAACAAAGTGCTGCGCTCCGGGGCGTACCGCTCCTTCACGTTCACGCCGCTCAAGCAGCGCCACGTGCAGGAGCGCCTCAACGCCTCACAAGGTGGGCCCGCTGTTCAGAAGGCGCTCGCCAGATTCAGGGACTTGATTAGGTAACGCCCTCGGTGCTTGCTAGCTTGCTGGGGAGATCACGTGGAGGTGTTCAGGAGATTTGGCGAGGCTACCACGGGTGCTCATATTTGAGTCTTGAACACGCTGGAACCTGTTTGGTTTTCCTATTCGATGTTTGTCTTCACTTTTTGGGTGTGCAGTGATtgccacaaaatggcggcaATGCACCTTTTAGGCAGAGCTATGGCCTAACTGAATGAATCTCCTCCCTTCAGTCCAATATGATTGCTTGACACTAAGATGCCATCAGGTGGCGCCAAAGTACTTGAAGTGCGAAAACaccaattgaccttaccgtaaaccgcgcccacatgacctagtaaaccaatcaagacgcaagtcTGAGTCGGCTCATCGCATTCAGTGGGCCAGCAGGggcgtgccacggtaaggtcaattgtcAAACAATGCGATCTGATTAATCGCTTAAGTTTTCAATCACCACTGAGCAGAGCAAATGCATGCTCCAAAAGTTCCACGAAAAACAACCCAGGCTCAACTTGAATCCTCACTGCCAAAGATTTTCGGATCTCATTTGAGCTATGCCACGTCAACagacttccttgacaccaattaccgGTACTATTTATTAGTCAgcaatcttgtggcatcttacaGTGAtggcaataataaataaaaaaaaacataaataggtGATCAGCAGAAAGCTGTACGtaagtcaaaaaaaataaaaataaataaataaataaatgaaaaatatgtgAATAGACATCCACAAATATGCAAGAGTCACTGTACGTACGGATGTCTTGTCTTTTCCGTGGAGTAGAAAAGGACCAAGAAAAGACCCAGGCAAGACGATCCCGGGCGCCGAGCTTGGCCGAAACCGAGGAAGCGCTGGCTCAGGCTGTGTGGTGCTGGGCCGGTATTGCAACGTGAGTGTAtgcgtctttttctttttttttttttttcttttttcccccctggatTTAAAGCATGCATGTGTCACAATACCCCGAGGATCACAAATTGTAAGAAATAGTGCTTGGCCAATGAGTCCAGCTTTTGTTACCACGAAGAAGCCTTGGCATTACGACTTAAAGCGGCATGTATTTGCGAGAGCAAAGCCCGATTTGGCAGTAAAATAGAAATAAGAATGACATTTATGTCCTCTTAAATTCTATACATTTCCCTTTGTGTCATAGTGACAGCAGCTACTCCCTCCTGGCTGATGACGTTTTGGGATCATACCTCCTCTGCCCGCACCCCAAGAAACCCAAAAGTGGATCCCTCATCATTCGTTTCCCATCTGGCCTCATCACACACCTCATTGAAAACACGCGGAAAGGGAATTTCCTCTTGGAGGTACTTATTACTTTATCAC
Encoded here:
- the hp1bp3 gene encoding heterochromatin protein 1-binding protein 3 isoform X2; the protein is MPIRRAAATPTQEKPVSAAAETGPEDTPEESPSAEGEQPASSAETAGKGKAKAGDAAEPAENGEKADEGGANKSDDGPEKKDLSGQSEKCKDCLAGQCATHCYVLLLRLKDGYKYKKAKVKKVKRTIPVWASVTAKKKLPVANYSGTYNRLDHLLIEAITSFDHRSGVSYQSVMKYIAKKCPDMELDKKKFHIRKAMKKQLEKGTIKQLKGKGLSGTFTIGKPTSASKKASSKQEALGDALPLIITRLCEPKEASYMLIKKYLEQHFPSLNIENRPEVLKSALVKAVERGQLEQITGKGASGTFQLKRTGNQVLLKGGTLEDAILAAITAMNEPKTCSTTTLRKYLVDANKDAKEYQLVANLRRTLTKCKVLGWMEQITGHGFTGTYRLCFPFYPSPTTLYPDKFNKASTKPSSRSRRRAASDDEEEESEEEEEQEEEEEDDDDEESEGEIAPVRKRSTKRPPPKVRHPPAAKKASKGRGRPAAKTSPAKKAAAKKVTKAKAAASKATTPAKRRSAAKRPKTPAVKRLKKRGAKRPATPEESTEEEEPEEEEEPEEEEPESEEEPVAPPKKRGAAKRSKPAAPAKRPARRGGAKRSKQEDSTLEEPEESEEEEPESEEEPVAPPKKRGAAKRSKPVAPAKRPARRGGPKRSKQEDSAPEEPEESEESEEPKAKKPAGRASRRSGDAESDQPPAKKAAPSGKQSGRKSKRGKN
- the hp1bp3 gene encoding heterochromatin protein 1-binding protein 3 isoform X3; its protein translation is MRSNVANFKDQPPVMPIRRAAATPTQEKPVSAAAETGPEDTPEESPSAEGEQPASSAETAGKGKAKAGDAAEPAENGEKADEGGANKSDDGPEKKELKDGYKYKKAKVKKVKRTIPVWASVTAKKKLPVANYSGTYNRLDHLLIEAITSFDHRSGVSYQSVMKYIAKKCPDMELDKKKFHIRKAMKKQLEKGTIKQLKGKGLSGTFTIGKPTSASKKASSKQEALGDALPLIITRLCEPKEASYMLIKKYLEQHFPSLNIENRPEVLKSALVKAVERGQLEQITGKGASGTFQLKRTGNQVLLKGGTLEDAILAAITAMNEPKTCSTTTLRKYLVDANKDAKEYQLVANLRRTLTKCKVLGWMEQITGHGFTGTYRLCFPFYPSPTTLYPDKFNKASTKPSSRSRRRAASDDEEEESEEEEEQEEEEEDDDDEESEGEIAPVRKRSTKRPPPKVRHPPAAKKASKGRGRPAAKTSPAKKAAAKKVTKAKAAASKATTPAKRRSAAKRPKTPAVKRLKKRGAKRPATPEESTEEEEPEEEEEPEEEEPESEEEPVAPPKKRGAAKRSKPAAPAKRPARRGGAKRSKQEDSTLEEPEESEEEEPESEEEPVAPPKKRGAAKRSKPVAPAKRPARRGGPKRSKQEDSAPEEPEESEESEEPKAKKPAGRASRRSGDAESDQPPAKKAAPSGKQSGRKSKRGKN
- the hp1bp3 gene encoding heterochromatin protein 1-binding protein 3 isoform X1 encodes the protein MRSNVANFKDQPPVMPIRRAAATPTQEKPVSAAAETGPEDTPEESPSAEGEQPASSAETAGKGKAKAGDAAEPAENGEKADEGGANKSDDGPEKKDLSGQSEKCKDCLAGQCATHCYVLLLRLKDGYKYKKAKVKKVKRTIPVWASVTAKKKLPVANYSGTYNRLDHLLIEAITSFDHRSGVSYQSVMKYIAKKCPDMELDKKKFHIRKAMKKQLEKGTIKQLKGKGLSGTFTIGKPTSASKKASSKQEALGDALPLIITRLCEPKEASYMLIKKYLEQHFPSLNIENRPEVLKSALVKAVERGQLEQITGKGASGTFQLKRTGNQVLLKGGTLEDAILAAITAMNEPKTCSTTTLRKYLVDANKDAKEYQLVANLRRTLTKCKVLGWMEQITGHGFTGTYRLCFPFYPSPTTLYPDKFNKASTKPSSRSRRRAASDDEEEESEEEEEQEEEEEDDDDEESEGEIAPVRKRSTKRPPPKVRHPPAAKKASKGRGRPAAKTSPAKKAAAKKVTKAKAAASKATTPAKRRSAAKRPKTPAVKRLKKRGAKRPATPEESTEEEEPEEEEEPEEEEPESEEEPVAPPKKRGAAKRSKPAAPAKRPARRGGAKRSKQEDSTLEEPEESEEEEPESEEEPVAPPKKRGAAKRSKPVAPAKRPARRGGPKRSKQEDSAPEEPEESEESEEPKAKKPAGRASRRSGDAESDQPPAKKAAPSGKQSGRKSKRGKN
- the sh2d5 gene encoding SH2 domain-containing protein 5, with the protein product MGEAAVREDGAVIRSAEYVGSFLVDDKCLDDQMEQLHKNLKTLKTCKKSRPVSLKFSVKGVKMYDEDETTLLMAHALRRVSLSTARPSDAQFAFVSHNPGSVDAQLYCHVFRARHARAAQFLNLLLCRCFQLSYLEKHPDEAQEVSSGSAPQRNPSLLNHGFPLSVSALVSFRRAPFRGWMFGSKKHDKCSDEQQQQQHGSHDEVFPTSSPSLVRKKAIRNKVLRSGAYRSFTFTPLKQRHVQERLNASQEKDQEKTQARRSRAPSLAETEEALAQAVWCWAGIATDSSYSLLADDVLGSYLLCPHPKKPKSGSLIIRFPSGLITHLIENTRKGNFLLEKCKTEFGSLAELIEHYTENQDGLPCRLSCARVNHCYEWEEEDATEAKAQELRRSLNKSRMQRIVKGKGTKFGQ